The Kosakonia sacchari SP1 genome includes a window with the following:
- the nrdR gene encoding transcriptional regulator NrdR: MHCPFCFAVDTKVIDSRLVGEGSSVRRRRQCLVCNERFTTFEVAELVMPRVVKSNDVREPFNEEKLRRGMLKALEKRPVSADDVEMALNHIKSQLRATGEREVPSKMIGNLVMEQLKKLDKVAYVRFASVYRSFEDIREFGEEIARLQD, translated from the coding sequence ATGCATTGCCCATTCTGTTTCGCCGTGGATACCAAAGTTATCGATTCTCGCCTGGTGGGTGAAGGTTCATCCGTTCGCCGTCGCCGGCAGTGCCTGGTCTGTAATGAGCGTTTCACCACCTTTGAAGTGGCGGAGCTTGTGATGCCGCGCGTTGTGAAAAGCAATGATGTGCGTGAACCGTTCAATGAAGAGAAGCTGCGTCGTGGCATGTTAAAAGCGCTCGAAAAGCGCCCTGTGAGCGCGGATGACGTTGAAATGGCGCTGAATCACATTAAATCGCAACTTCGCGCAACCGGTGAACGGGAAGTGCCGAGTAAGATGATTGGCAATTTGGTGATGGAGCAGCTGAAAAAGCTCGATAAAGTGGCCTATGTCCGCTTTGCCTCTGTCTACCGTAGCTTTGAAGATATTCGCGAATTTGGCGAAGAGATCGCACGTCTACAGGACTAA
- a CDS encoding outer membrane lipoprotein-sorting protein, which translates to MQLQNKPLAPLCLVWLLLAAMPASAALEAQQILKKSDEVRNPDRSFSLVTTLISYKNGKQNDTSKLVLYSRASPNGGQFRSLLRFISPQRDAGKLTLKSGRDLWLYDPASQASVPISPQQRLLGQASNGDVVTANWAEDYKASLVAEEQIQDGEKQMRDCYHLHLVATNPDAPYPSMDLWVDKNDFKSRKAEFYAVNGNLLKTTWYRRYEPALGGVRPTEAVIIDGVNAQLVTVLRQQNFAWRDVPEAWLQRDYLAHFKDTDQ; encoded by the coding sequence ATGCAATTGCAAAACAAACCACTGGCACCCTTGTGCCTGGTGTGGCTCTTGTTAGCCGCGATGCCAGCAAGCGCCGCACTTGAAGCGCAACAAATCCTGAAAAAAAGCGACGAGGTGCGTAACCCGGATCGCTCCTTTAGCCTGGTCACAACGCTTATCAGTTATAAAAACGGCAAGCAGAACGACACCAGCAAACTGGTACTTTACTCGCGCGCATCGCCGAATGGCGGTCAATTCCGCAGCCTGCTGCGCTTTATCAGTCCGCAGCGCGATGCGGGTAAGTTGACCCTGAAAAGCGGCCGCGATCTGTGGCTTTATGACCCGGCAAGCCAGGCGAGCGTGCCAATCTCCCCGCAACAGCGTCTGTTGGGACAAGCCTCTAACGGCGATGTCGTAACGGCAAACTGGGCCGAAGATTACAAGGCAAGCTTGGTGGCGGAAGAGCAGATCCAGGACGGCGAAAAACAAATGCGCGACTGCTACCACTTGCATTTAGTCGCCACCAATCCGGACGCGCCCTACCCTTCGATGGATCTTTGGGTCGACAAAAACGATTTCAAAAGCCGTAAAGCGGAGTTTTACGCCGTTAATGGCAACCTGCTGAAAACGACCTGGTATCGTCGCTACGAACCTGCGCTTGGCGGTGTGCGTCCCACCGAGGCGGTGATCATTGATGGCGTCAACGCCCAGCTTGTTACCGTTCTGCGCCAGCAGAATTTTGCCTGGCGAGATGTCCCGGAAGCGTGGCTACAGCGCGATTATCTGGCGCACTTTAAGGATACGGATCAATGA
- a CDS encoding SadB/YajI family lipoprotein → MTRRYLRTLLLGSLFALSACAQQSEVRQLHQSVSTLNNEMSKLNKETVKITQQNTLNAKSGSGVYLLPGANTPARLNSQIGMLRMSLQNIAPNAAGTRVVLRIQGESNDPLPAFSGTVEWGQIQGTTENYQEVNVQNQLINAPASTLAPSDVDIPLQLNGITPEQLGFVRIHDIQPANLQ, encoded by the coding sequence ATGACAAGACGTTACCTAAGAACCCTGTTACTGGGAAGCCTTTTTGCCCTCAGTGCCTGCGCCCAGCAAAGCGAAGTTCGCCAGCTTCATCAAAGTGTCAGCACGCTCAATAATGAAATGAGCAAGCTTAATAAAGAGACGGTGAAAATCACCCAGCAGAACACGCTGAATGCCAAATCCGGTAGCGGCGTTTACCTACTGCCAGGCGCCAATACGCCCGCCCGCTTGAATAGCCAAATCGGTATGCTGCGTATGTCGTTGCAAAATATCGCGCCGAATGCGGCGGGAACCCGGGTCGTGTTGCGAATCCAGGGCGAATCCAACGATCCGTTACCGGCTTTTAGCGGCACCGTTGAATGGGGCCAGATTCAGGGCACCACCGAGAACTACCAGGAAGTGAACGTACAAAACCAGCTGATTAACGCACCGGCCAGCACACTGGCGCCGAGCGACGTTGATATTCCGCTGCAACTTAACGGCATCACGCCAGAGCAGTTAGGCTTTGTCCGCATTCACGATATCCAGCCCGCCAATTTGCAATAA
- a CDS encoding helix-turn-helix transcriptional regulator: MSRRADRLFQIVQVLRARRRVTAALLAERLEVSERTIYRDIRDLSLSGVPIQGEAGSGYRLLPGFDLPPLMFTGLEVEALIAAIGMLQTWSGDTLAQAAGSAQEKLLAVLPYDKRITAERNRIVSPNFDKYPQVRVWFDVMHQAMRLHQELHLHYEDDKGKASERVIHPLGLSFMGSVWVLVSWCTLRDDYRCFRLDRCTSVAFTGKTFTERADRSMQDFVNLQKARWQ, translated from the coding sequence ATGAGCCGTCGTGCTGATCGATTGTTTCAGATAGTTCAGGTTCTGCGTGCCCGACGTCGCGTGACGGCGGCGCTACTGGCCGAGCGGCTGGAGGTTTCTGAACGCACCATCTATCGCGACATTCGCGATTTGTCACTTTCCGGCGTACCGATTCAGGGCGAGGCGGGCAGCGGTTACCGTTTACTGCCCGGTTTCGATTTGCCGCCGTTAATGTTTACCGGTCTTGAGGTTGAAGCACTAATTGCCGCTATCGGCATGTTGCAAACCTGGAGCGGCGATACGCTGGCACAGGCTGCCGGTTCGGCGCAGGAAAAACTGTTGGCGGTACTGCCTTACGACAAACGCATTACGGCTGAACGCAACCGCATCGTTTCACCCAATTTTGATAAATACCCGCAGGTACGCGTCTGGTTTGATGTGATGCACCAGGCGATGCGGCTGCATCAGGAGTTGCATCTGCATTATGAAGACGACAAAGGAAAAGCCTCGGAGCGGGTGATCCATCCGTTAGGGCTGTCGTTTATGGGAAGTGTGTGGGTATTGGTGTCGTGGTGTACGTTACGCGATGACTATCGTTGTTTTCGTCTCGATCGCTGCACATCGGTCGCTTTTACCGGCAAGACATTTACGGAACGCGCGGACAGATCGATGCAGGATTTCGTTAACCTGCAGAAAGCGCGCTGGCAATAA
- the ribD gene encoding bifunctional diaminohydroxyphosphoribosylaminopyrimidine deaminase/5-amino-6-(5-phosphoribosylamino)uracil reductase RibD has protein sequence MHDEMYMARALKLAQRGRFTTHPNPRVGCVIVNDGEIVGEGFHYRAGEPHAEVHALRMAGERARGATAYVTLEPCSHHGRTPPCCEALINAGVARVVAAMQDPNPQVAGRGLYRLQQEGIEVSHGLMMSEAEALNKGFLKRMRTGFPYVQLKLGASLDGRTAMASGESQWITSPQARRDVQQLRAQSHAILTSSETVLADDPALTVRWAELNADTQALYPQENLRQPVRIVVDSQNRVTPQHQLVGLPGETWFARTRADERQWPENVREIIVPEHNGHADLVTLMMLLGKQQINSVWVEAGAHLAGALLQAGLVDELIVYLAPTLLGSDARGLCVLPGLSALAEAPHFKFNEIRQVGPDVCLHLTHA, from the coding sequence ATGCACGACGAAATGTACATGGCGCGAGCGCTGAAACTGGCGCAGCGCGGGCGTTTTACCACTCACCCGAACCCGCGTGTCGGCTGCGTCATTGTCAACGATGGCGAAATTGTCGGCGAAGGTTTTCATTACCGCGCTGGCGAACCGCACGCGGAAGTGCATGCGTTGCGCATGGCGGGCGAACGGGCCCGCGGTGCAACAGCATATGTCACGCTCGAACCGTGCAGCCATCACGGGCGTACTCCGCCATGCTGTGAAGCGCTGATTAATGCTGGCGTTGCGCGCGTGGTTGCCGCAATGCAGGATCCTAACCCACAGGTTGCCGGGCGCGGTTTGTATCGCTTGCAGCAGGAAGGTATTGAAGTCAGTCACGGGTTAATGATGAGTGAAGCCGAAGCGTTGAATAAAGGCTTCCTCAAACGTATGCGCACCGGGTTTCCTTACGTGCAACTTAAGCTCGGCGCGTCGCTTGATGGACGTACCGCGATGGCCAGCGGCGAAAGCCAGTGGATCACCTCACCGCAGGCGCGACGTGACGTACAGCAGCTACGCGCGCAGAGCCACGCGATCCTGACCAGCAGTGAAACGGTGCTGGCGGACGATCCGGCGCTGACTGTGCGCTGGGCAGAGTTAAATGCCGATACTCAGGCGCTTTACCCGCAGGAAAATTTGCGTCAACCGGTACGCATTGTTGTCGACAGCCAGAACCGGGTGACACCGCAGCATCAGTTAGTCGGCCTGCCGGGAGAAACCTGGTTTGCTCGTACGCGCGCCGATGAGCGCCAGTGGCCTGAAAACGTGCGTGAAATTATCGTACCGGAACATAATGGCCACGCCGATCTGGTCACGCTGATGATGCTGCTCGGCAAACAGCAGATCAACAGTGTGTGGGTCGAAGCGGGCGCACACCTTGCCGGAGCATTGTTGCAGGCCGGTCTGGTGGATGAGCTGATTGTCTATCTGGCACCTACACTGTTAGGCAGCGATGCGCGCGGTCTGTGTGTGCTGCCGGGGTTATCCGCCCTTGCGGAGGCACCACACTTTAAATTCAATGAGATACGTCAGGTTGGCCCCGATGTCTGCCTGCATCTCACTCATGCGTGA
- a CDS encoding LuxR C-terminal-related transcriptional regulator, with product MSINILIVDEHAIIRRGMTSMINSLKNSNLNTDKLDIDVIGDTNEQTELLDILASKKVDLLFLGYGLHTIKTGNPVSELDGVALVKWISSRYPTTKTIVLSPYNNTNLIRIALEAGAKGYISRNTSERTLWRAITTVLMDEVYIERGLMDSLFRRDALTPQELSTRESEVLRLLCRGLSLTTISKRMNISIKTVSAHKLRAMGKLNVRTDCQLYCLLFQTRMFDIAM from the coding sequence ATGTCCATTAATATTTTAATTGTGGATGAGCATGCCATTATACGTCGGGGAATGACCTCGATGATTAACTCACTAAAAAACAGCAATCTTAATACTGATAAACTTGATATTGATGTTATCGGTGATACCAATGAGCAAACAGAGCTTCTTGATATTCTCGCCAGTAAAAAAGTGGATCTTCTCTTTCTGGGGTATGGCCTGCATACCATTAAAACGGGTAACCCTGTGTCGGAACTGGATGGCGTTGCACTGGTAAAATGGATATCAAGCCGTTACCCCACGACAAAAACCATCGTGTTATCACCTTATAACAATACGAATCTTATTCGTATTGCGCTGGAGGCGGGTGCCAAAGGCTATATAAGCCGTAACACCAGCGAACGCACGCTCTGGCGGGCCATTACTACCGTGCTGATGGACGAAGTCTATATTGAACGAGGGTTAATGGATTCACTTTTCCGCCGCGATGCGCTGACGCCGCAGGAATTATCAACGCGCGAAAGTGAGGTTTTACGCTTATTATGCCGTGGACTTTCGTTAACAACGATTTCCAAACGCATGAACATCAGTATTAAAACTGTCAGCGCACATAAACTCCGTGCCATGGGAAAACTCAATGTGCGAACGGATTGCCAGCTTTATTGTTTATTATTTCAGACGCGGATGTTTGATATCGCAATGTAA
- a CDS encoding VOC family protein — protein sequence MNTLVNWFELPVQQLDRAVAFYEHVLGSQFRHETVAGIEMAVFPHVKPATGGALVKGPMFQPVSGGTVVYLATANLAAALERVREKSGECCFGPEVLPQGIGTIALIIDSEGNRVGLHQPA from the coding sequence ATGAACACATTAGTGAATTGGTTTGAATTGCCGGTACAGCAACTGGATCGTGCAGTCGCGTTTTATGAGCATGTATTAGGTAGTCAGTTTCGCCATGAGACTGTAGCTGGTATCGAAATGGCGGTATTTCCGCATGTAAAACCTGCGACCGGCGGTGCGCTGGTAAAAGGACCAATGTTCCAGCCGGTAAGCGGTGGTACAGTGGTCTACCTGGCGACGGCAAACCTTGCGGCTGCGCTGGAACGCGTGCGTGAAAAGAGCGGTGAATGTTGTTTTGGCCCGGAAGTATTGCCGCAGGGCATTGGTACTATTGCCCTGATTATTGACAGTGAGGGTAACCGGGTTGGATTGCATCAACCCGCCTGA
- a CDS encoding ATP-binding protein: MSSLIFHRIKWCVFLLSLLFICCLAVNARPTNIAFYTADISGSGAAEKQVIHPIGSAAVNTFPVNNGVAAQKSVFWQGGRRHIKVISLVMSVIVIISMVWIISLRRQVNQRIRMQQRLKEQLACMSNMMFSVPWPVAVRNLRGELVSCNSRYLEEMSVTREEVYGKTVDVLPLPDFMIREFHRDYQRVITTGVPHMRDRLLTFNHSAQSRTVFYWIIPFHGSDGRNNGVLSGWIDMTERQEFIQQLNEARDEAVAANRAKTNFLSVMSHEIRTPLNAILGILELQIKQNVLAQQPQPMLEVAHDAAKNLLAVVGDILDISRIESGRMAIAPRKEELIALTRSVALLFKEATDQKQLTINMHVEGGDRCLLKIDPHRYKQILSNLLSNAVKFTREGSIDVILKHEPAVEGMIAVSLTVKDTGIGITPEDQKRLFKPFTQLGSDKDASRLGSGLGLFICRTLCELMKGELTLESTPGEGTAVHVRLRLPAVAVNSAEHVSAVPARRSSSGVKRVLIVDDYPPNLMLLRHQLEFLGHQVSEATNGEEALTLWLMTRNYDYILIDCNMPVMDGFTLAKLIRAEELRSRETRATLLGFTAIAQAEVVEQCIAAGMDGCLFKPCSQEVINKWIK; the protein is encoded by the coding sequence ATGTCTTCTTTGATTTTCCACCGTATTAAATGGTGCGTTTTTTTATTATCGCTTCTCTTTATTTGCTGCCTCGCAGTAAATGCCCGTCCGACAAATATCGCTTTTTATACGGCCGATATTTCCGGCAGCGGAGCAGCAGAAAAGCAAGTCATCCATCCGATCGGATCTGCAGCCGTGAATACGTTTCCGGTGAATAATGGAGTTGCTGCGCAAAAGAGCGTGTTTTGGCAGGGCGGGCGCCGTCATATCAAGGTCATTAGTCTGGTGATGTCGGTGATTGTTATCATCTCGATGGTATGGATCATTTCGCTCAGACGCCAGGTCAACCAGCGTATACGTATGCAACAGCGACTTAAAGAGCAACTCGCCTGCATGAGCAATATGATGTTTTCCGTCCCCTGGCCGGTCGCGGTGCGTAATCTGCGCGGGGAGCTTGTCAGTTGTAATAGCCGCTATCTGGAAGAGATGAGCGTCACACGTGAAGAGGTGTATGGGAAAACCGTCGACGTTTTGCCTCTGCCGGATTTCATGATCCGTGAGTTTCACCGCGACTATCAGCGGGTGATTACCACAGGTGTCCCGCACATGCGTGACAGGTTGCTGACGTTTAACCACTCAGCCCAATCACGCACTGTTTTTTACTGGATCATTCCTTTTCACGGGAGCGATGGCCGAAACAATGGTGTTTTAAGTGGCTGGATAGACATGACGGAGCGGCAGGAATTCATTCAGCAATTGAATGAAGCGAGGGATGAAGCCGTAGCGGCAAATCGGGCGAAGACGAATTTTCTCTCGGTGATGAGCCATGAAATTCGCACACCGTTAAACGCGATTCTTGGCATTCTGGAACTGCAAATCAAACAGAATGTGCTGGCGCAACAGCCACAGCCAATGTTGGAAGTTGCGCACGATGCCGCAAAAAATTTACTCGCTGTTGTGGGGGATATTCTGGATATTTCACGGATTGAATCGGGCCGTATGGCAATCGCGCCGCGAAAAGAGGAACTGATTGCGTTGACACGCTCGGTGGCGCTGTTATTCAAAGAGGCGACCGATCAAAAACAGCTAACAATTAATATGCACGTAGAAGGTGGCGATCGATGTCTGCTAAAAATTGACCCTCATCGTTATAAACAGATCCTTTCGAACCTGTTAAGTAATGCGGTTAAATTTACTCGCGAAGGTTCAATAGACGTCATTCTAAAACATGAACCGGCTGTTGAGGGGATGATTGCGGTTTCGCTGACCGTAAAAGATACCGGTATCGGCATTACGCCCGAAGACCAAAAAAGGCTTTTTAAACCCTTCACCCAGTTGGGTTCCGATAAAGACGCCTCGCGGCTCGGCTCAGGGCTGGGGCTGTTTATCTGCCGTACCCTGTGCGAACTGATGAAAGGGGAATTAACGCTGGAAAGCACCCCTGGCGAAGGTACCGCTGTGCATGTGCGTTTGCGCCTGCCTGCTGTAGCGGTAAATTCTGCTGAGCATGTGTCGGCTGTGCCAGCAAGGCGCTCATCTTCCGGCGTAAAACGGGTGCTCATAGTTGATGATTATCCGCCGAACCTTATGTTGTTACGTCATCAACTTGAATTTCTTGGTCATCAGGTTAGCGAAGCAACGAATGGAGAAGAAGCGCTAACCCTTTGGCTGATGACCCGCAATTACGATTACATTCTGATCGATTGCAACATGCCGGTGATGGATGGTTTCACGCTGGCAAAGCTGATACGCGCGGAAGAGCTGCGTTCCCGAGAGACGCGTGCAACGCTGTTGGGGTTCACCGCCATTGCGCAAGCCGAGGTTGTTGAACAATGCATCGCGGCAGGAATGGATGGTTGTTTGTTCAAGCCTTGCAGCCAGGAAGTTATCAATAAATGGATTAAATAA
- a CDS encoding ABC transporter permease yields the protein MLKLKTLKHALRNLLRNRRRTLSTLCAIVVGAVGILLFGGYNHSIKYSLQTTFVRSTGHLQIQHRDYLLHGTGNPAQYSIRNYQKVMDIIARDPVLQPMLTVSTPVLTLTGIAGHYAIGTSRPALIYGSDAAGKIQLNKWDEYHLGDFLQNRQIYSGAAADSAFIGGGLARLLQLCNLAKNQPCSAPPAKENHAADLPADLLQLSQQARQAHATDNDNYIELLAASGNGAPNIVRVKVEGIQPQPARELDDSFVGIHLHQAQQLLFGQETPGVTAIILQLHSTSQLAAARARLQQLFTSELADSPLTVYDFTELQPLYKQVLKMFDNMLNFMLVLILAIALFTVSNTMGMAVMERTVEIGTLRAVGQKRRDIQRLFLSEGSLLGVFGSIIGVIVSLLLAYLINHAGLTWQPPGVTVPIRIHISVWGEWAMMSSVVGVLLLITVISSWWPARRAANVSIVEALRHI from the coding sequence ATGCTGAAACTAAAAACGCTCAAACACGCGCTGCGCAACCTGCTGCGCAACCGTCGGCGGACCTTATCAACACTCTGTGCAATCGTGGTGGGTGCCGTCGGTATTCTGCTGTTTGGCGGTTATAACCACTCCATCAAATACAGTTTGCAAACGACATTTGTGCGCAGCACCGGTCACCTGCAAATCCAGCATCGGGATTATTTATTGCACGGTACGGGAAACCCGGCGCAATACAGCATCCGCAATTACCAGAAAGTGATGGACATCATCGCACGCGATCCGGTACTGCAACCGATGCTAACCGTCAGCACGCCGGTGCTGACGCTGACAGGCATCGCCGGGCATTACGCGATCGGGACATCACGTCCGGCGCTTATTTACGGCAGTGACGCGGCAGGAAAAATTCAACTGAATAAATGGGACGAATACCACCTCGGTGATTTCCTGCAAAACCGCCAGATATACTCTGGTGCCGCAGCGGATTCGGCATTTATTGGCGGCGGCCTGGCGCGTTTGCTGCAATTGTGCAACCTCGCAAAAAACCAGCCTTGCAGTGCTCCGCCAGCCAAAGAGAACCACGCCGCCGATCTCCCGGCCGATCTTCTGCAACTGTCGCAGCAAGCGCGGCAGGCGCACGCTACAGACAACGACAATTACATTGAACTGCTGGCGGCTTCCGGTAACGGCGCACCAAATATTGTGCGCGTTAAAGTGGAAGGCATTCAGCCGCAACCCGCTCGCGAGCTGGATGATAGCTTTGTTGGCATCCATCTGCACCAGGCGCAACAACTGCTGTTTGGTCAGGAGACGCCGGGCGTGACGGCTATCATTCTGCAACTGCACAGCACCTCGCAACTGGCGGCGGCGCGAGCGCGTCTCCAGCAGCTTTTTACCAGTGAACTCGCGGATTCTCCGCTGACAGTATATGACTTCACCGAGCTGCAGCCGTTGTATAAACAGGTACTGAAAATGTTCGACAACATGCTCAATTTCATGCTGGTTCTCATCCTCGCCATCGCGCTATTCACCGTCAGTAACACCATGGGAATGGCGGTAATGGAGCGCACAGTGGAGATTGGCACGCTGCGTGCTGTCGGGCAGAAACGGCGTGATATCCAGCGCTTGTTTCTCAGCGAAGGCTCGCTACTGGGGGTGTTCGGCTCGATTATCGGGGTAATCGTCTCTTTATTGCTGGCGTATCTGATCAATCACGCCGGGCTTACCTGGCAGCCTCCCGGCGTGACAGTGCCAATCAGGATCCATATCAGCGTGTGGGGAGAGTGGGCAATGATGAGCAGTGTGGTCGGTGTGTTGTTGCTGATAACCGTGATCTCATCATGGTGGCCTGCACGTCGCGCGGCGAATGTCTCTATCGTCGAGGCGCTGCGCCATATCTGA
- a CDS encoding nucleoside-specific channel-forming protein Tsx — protein sequence MKKTILAAGAALALSASFTANAADNSKPEYVSDWWHQSVNVVGSYHTRFGPVPRNDTYLEYEAFAKKDWFDFYGYLDAPVFFGGNTGAKGIWNHGSPLFMEIEPRFSIDKLTGTDLSFGPFKEWYFANNYIYDMGRNESGRQSTWYMGLGTDIDTGLPMSLSLNVYAKYQWQNYGAENQNEWDGYRFKVKYFVPITSLWGGQLSYIGFTNFDWGSKLGDSRYYVNGEQFRTNNSIASSHILSLGYDHWHYSVVARYWHNGGQFKDDAAMGDSYVRSTGWGGYLVVGYNF from the coding sequence ATGAAAAAAACAATTCTCGCAGCCGGTGCTGCTCTGGCGCTTTCCGCTTCTTTTACTGCTAACGCAGCGGATAACAGCAAACCTGAATACGTTTCCGACTGGTGGCACCAGAGCGTAAACGTGGTGGGGAGTTATCACACCCGTTTCGGACCTGTTCCGCGTAACGATACTTATCTGGAATATGAAGCGTTCGCCAAGAAAGATTGGTTTGATTTCTACGGCTACCTGGATGCGCCAGTCTTCTTCGGTGGTAACACCGGTGCGAAGGGGATCTGGAACCACGGTTCGCCGCTGTTTATGGAAATCGAGCCACGTTTCTCTATTGATAAACTGACCGGAACCGATCTGAGTTTTGGTCCGTTCAAAGAGTGGTACTTCGCTAACAACTACATCTACGACATGGGTCGCAACGAATCTGGTCGTCAGAGCACCTGGTACATGGGTCTGGGTACCGACATCGACACCGGCTTGCCGATGAGCCTCTCCCTGAACGTCTATGCGAAATATCAGTGGCAGAACTACGGTGCCGAAAACCAAAACGAATGGGACGGCTACCGCTTCAAAGTGAAATACTTTGTGCCAATCACCAGCCTGTGGGGCGGCCAACTGAGCTACATCGGCTTTACCAACTTTGACTGGGGTTCAAAACTGGGCGACAGCCGCTACTATGTTAACGGCGAGCAGTTCCGCACCAACAACTCGATTGCTTCCAGCCATATTCTTTCGCTGGGCTACGATCACTGGCACTACTCTGTGGTAGCCCGTTATTGGCACAATGGCGGTCAGTTCAAAGATGATGCAGCCATGGGCGATAGCTATGTGCGTTCTACCGGTTGGGGTGGTTACCTGGTTGTTGGTTACAACTTCTAA
- the ribH gene encoding 6,7-dimethyl-8-ribityllumazine synthase: protein MNIIEANVAAPDARVAITIARFNNFINDSLLEGAIDALKRIGQVKDNNITVVWVPGAYELPLAAGALAKTGKYDAVIALGTVIRGGTAHFEYVAGGASNGLAHVAQESEIPVAFGVLTTESIEQAIERAGTKAGNKGAEAALTALEMINVLKAIKA, encoded by the coding sequence ATGAACATTATTGAAGCCAACGTTGCTGCTCCGGACGCTCGCGTCGCCATCACCATTGCGCGTTTCAACAACTTCATCAACGACAGCCTGCTGGAAGGCGCGATTGATGCGCTGAAACGCATCGGTCAGGTGAAAGATAACAACATCACCGTTGTGTGGGTGCCTGGCGCTTACGAACTGCCGCTGGCGGCAGGTGCGTTGGCGAAAACCGGTAAATATGACGCGGTGATTGCACTTGGCACCGTAATCCGCGGCGGCACCGCGCACTTCGAATATGTTGCCGGCGGTGCAAGCAATGGTCTGGCGCATGTTGCCCAGGAAAGCGAGATCCCGGTAGCTTTCGGTGTGCTGACCACTGAGAGTATTGAACAAGCCATCGAACGCGCTGGCACCAAAGCCGGTAATAAAGGTGCGGAAGCCGCACTGACCGCGCTTGAAATGATTAATGTATTGAAAGCCATCAAGGCCTGA
- a CDS encoding ABC transporter ATP-binding protein, translating to MWAVEMQAVSKSYLLGQVRVDALKEVTLNIAAKRFTVLSGQSGSGKTTLLNLIGGIDTPDSGRLVIADREMNSLNDDQCSAFRARNLGFIFQNFNLIPVLTARENVEIPLLAQRRTAAWRKQAVNDMLESVGLGDKADSLPNQLSGGQRQRVAIARALIHRPTLVVADEPTANLDSKTGKSILQLLRRLQREHAVTVVFSSHDPQVIAEADDLYVVHDGSVNGPGDR from the coding sequence ATGTGGGCAGTTGAAATGCAGGCCGTCAGTAAAAGTTATTTATTAGGACAGGTTCGTGTTGACGCATTAAAAGAGGTGACGCTCAACATTGCAGCAAAACGGTTTACCGTATTATCCGGTCAGTCCGGCAGTGGCAAAACGACACTACTGAACTTAATCGGCGGTATTGATACTCCCGATAGTGGCCGTCTGGTGATCGCAGATCGCGAAATGAACAGCCTCAATGACGACCAGTGCAGCGCTTTTCGCGCCCGTAACCTTGGATTTATCTTCCAGAATTTCAATCTTATCCCGGTGCTGACCGCGCGCGAAAACGTGGAAATTCCGCTTCTCGCTCAGCGTCGAACGGCGGCCTGGCGCAAGCAGGCGGTCAACGACATGCTTGAGAGCGTCGGACTTGGCGATAAAGCCGATTCGTTGCCGAACCAGCTCTCTGGTGGCCAGCGTCAGCGCGTCGCTATCGCCCGCGCGCTCATTCACCGCCCAACGCTGGTGGTGGCCGACGAACCCACGGCGAACCTCGACAGCAAAACAGGCAAATCCATTTTACAGCTGTTACGGCGTTTACAGCGGGAGCATGCCGTTACGGTGGTGTTCTCTTCCCACGATCCGCAGGTGATTGCCGAGGCCGATGATTTGTATGTCGTCCACGACGGCAGTGTGAACGGCCCGGGCGATCGCTAA
- the nusB gene encoding transcription antitermination factor NusB gives MKPAARRRARECAVQALYSWQLSQNDISDVEYQFLAEQDVKDVDVLYFRELLTGVATNSAYLDGLMKPYLSRLLEELGQVEKAVLRIALFELSKRDDVPYKVAINEAIELAKTFGAEDSHKFVNGVLDKAAPAIRPHKK, from the coding sequence GTGAAACCTGCTGCTCGTCGCCGCGCCCGTGAGTGTGCCGTCCAGGCGCTCTACTCCTGGCAGTTGTCCCAGAACGACATCTCTGATGTTGAGTACCAGTTCCTGGCAGAGCAAGACGTTAAAGATGTTGACGTCCTGTACTTCCGTGAACTGTTGACCGGGGTGGCGACTAATAGCGCATATCTCGATGGCTTAATGAAGCCGTACCTGTCCCGTTTGCTCGAAGAGCTGGGCCAGGTTGAGAAAGCGGTATTGCGTATCGCGCTGTTCGAACTGTCCAAACGTGATGATGTGCCGTACAAAGTGGCGATCAACGAGGCTATCGAACTGGCAAAAACCTTCGGCGCTGAAGACAGCCACAAGTTTGTTAACGGCGTGCTGGATAAAGCCGCACCTGCGATCCGCCCCCACAAAAAGTGA